The Chitiniphilus purpureus sequence GTCGCCCCCGGATTGCCCGAACCATAGGAACGCGGATCGGCCAGCCCCATCGCCTTCGACACGATCACGGCAAACGAAAGGGAGCCGATCAGATAAGCAATCAACACTGCAATTAACGGTGTCATCAGGAAATCCACTACAATCGAGCGCTCGGCATTGTAAGTCATCCGGCGCGCACGACGTCAAACCGTCCACCGCCTGTCGGCAAATCCATGGATATTATCTTCTTGCAGGGCGTGCGCGCCCGGACACTGATCGGGTGCTATGACTGGGAGCGCGTCGCGCCCCAGGTGGTGGAACTCGATCTGGAAATCGCGCTGCCCTCCACCCGGGCATGCCACACCGACAACCTGAACGACACCATCAATTACGACCAGCTCGTCACCCATCTGCGCAAGGAGCTCGAAGCGCAGCACTTCTTGCTGCTGGAGGCATTGGCGGACCATATCGCCAAGGTGATCCGCGAGCAGTTCTGCGCGCCTTGGACCCGGGTTTCGGTCATCAAGCCGGGAATTCTGCACGAGGTGACACGCGTCGGCGTCA is a genomic window containing:
- a CDS encoding dihydroneopterin aldolase, whose amino-acid sequence is MDIIFLQGVRARTLIGCYDWERVAPQVVELDLEIALPSTRACHTDNLNDTINYDQLVTHLRKELEAQHFLLLEALADHIAKVIREQFCAPWTRVSVIKPGILHEVTRVGVTVERGQRS